In Nitratiruptor sp. YY09-18, a single window of DNA contains:
- a CDS encoding acetolactate synthase large subunit — MAKMTGARMVVEAMREEGVEVVFGYPGGAIMNVYDEIYKHRYFQHILTRHEQAAVHAADGYARATGKVGVAFVTSGPGFTNAVTGLATAYMDSIPLVVVSGQVPLSMIGTDAFQEIDAVGISRPCTKHNFLVKSADELPQILAEAFYIARTGRPGPVHVDIPKDVTAQLGEFSYPKDVKIETYKPTIKGNARQIKKAVEAIAEAKKPVFYLGGGIINSNSADLVRELVAATQIPAVETLMARGTLRYDDPMLLGMVGMHGTYAANMAMSEADLLIALGPRFDDRVTGKLSEFAKYAKIIHVDIDPSSIGKLVHVDYPIVGDLKAILQELVPKAKEKVNPQRYESWREILQRYQELHPLTYEDSDKVIKPEWVIQRVGEKLKGKARISTDVGQHQMWAAQYYPFTRPREFITSGGLGTMGFGFPAAMGVKRGVPDEISINISGDGSILMNIQELMTAVEYRFPVINIILNNNYLGMVRQWQTFFYDKRYAETDLSMQPDFVKLAESFGGVGYRAKTKEEFDEALDDAISKGVVALIDVVVDRYENVLPMVPAGGSLYNMLLEYKD, encoded by the coding sequence ATGGCAAAAATGACCGGCGCTAGAATGGTTGTTGAAGCGATGAGAGAAGAGGGCGTTGAGGTAGTTTTCGGCTACCCTGGCGGCGCCATAATGAATGTATATGATGAAATTTATAAACATAGATATTTTCAGCATATTCTCACACGCCATGAACAAGCAGCGGTCCATGCAGCTGATGGCTATGCCAGAGCAACAGGCAAAGTGGGAGTAGCATTTGTAACGAGTGGACCGGGATTTACCAATGCAGTAACAGGACTTGCTACTGCATATATGGACTCTATTCCACTAGTTGTTGTCAGTGGACAGGTACCACTCTCTATGATAGGAACTGATGCATTTCAAGAGATAGATGCGGTGGGAATTAGCCGTCCATGTACAAAACACAACTTCTTAGTCAAAAGTGCAGATGAGCTTCCGCAAATTTTAGCAGAAGCTTTCTATATTGCACGAACCGGAAGACCAGGTCCGGTGCATGTAGATATCCCAAAAGATGTAACTGCACAATTAGGGGAATTTAGCTATCCAAAAGATGTAAAGATTGAGACTTATAAGCCTACTATCAAAGGGAACGCAAGACAGATAAAAAAAGCAGTCGAAGCTATTGCTGAGGCTAAAAAGCCAGTCTTTTATCTTGGTGGTGGTATTATAAATTCAAATAGTGCAGATTTAGTGCGAGAGCTTGTAGCTGCTACGCAGATTCCAGCAGTTGAGACTCTCATGGCAAGAGGCACACTTCGCTATGATGATCCTATGCTTCTTGGCATGGTAGGGATGCATGGGACATATGCAGCAAATATGGCTATGAGTGAGGCAGATCTCCTCATAGCTCTTGGGCCACGCTTTGATGATAGGGTTACAGGAAAGTTATCTGAGTTTGCAAAATACGCAAAGATTATCCATGTGGATATCGATCCAAGTAGTATCGGAAAGCTTGTCCATGTAGACTATCCTATAGTTGGTGATCTCAAAGCTATTTTGCAAGAGTTGGTGCCAAAAGCAAAAGAGAAGGTAAATCCTCAAAGATATGAATCGTGGCGAGAGATTTTGCAACGCTATCAAGAACTCCATCCACTTACCTATGAAGATAGCGATAAAGTAATTAAGCCTGAGTGGGTTATACAGCGTGTAGGTGAAAAGCTCAAAGGAAAAGCAAGAATCTCCACCGATGTTGGACAGCACCAGATGTGGGCGGCGCAGTACTATCCATTTACAAGACCGCGTGAATTTATAACAAGTGGCGGACTTGGAACGATGGGTTTTGGTTTTCCAGCAGCAATGGGCGTAAAGCGTGGAGTACCTGATGAAATTAGTATCAATATTAGTGGTGATGGCTCGATTTTGATGAATATTCAAGAGCTCATGACTGCTGTAGAGTATCGGTTTCCTGTTATAAATATCATTTTAAATAACAACTATCTCGGTATGGTTCGTCAGTGGCAGACATTTTTCTATGATAAGCGCTATGCTGAAACTGATCTTTCTATGCAACCAGATTTTGTAAAACTGGCTGAGAGTTTTGGTGGAGTCGGCTACAGAGCTAAAACCAAAGAGGAGTTTGACGAAGCCCTTGATGATGCTATTAGTAAAGGTGTAGTTGCACTCATTGATGTTGTTGTAGATAGATATGAGAATGTTTTGCCAATGGTTCCAGCTGGTGGAAGCCTCTATAATATGCTTTTAGAGTATAAGGACTGA
- a CDS encoding phosphatase, whose product MAIGIDIGSNSLRVVKIDCKEMKKIAEFERVVRTAQDIEITSLISQAALERIVEALQEAKEIIGFDEPYKAVATAAFRKAKNAREAIAFIYKKTGIEVEVIDPEQESLYSVAGVIFGLRSKGLPDKKFLMVDIGGGSTELVLKHRNDIIFRSFNFGILTVIQNFKTKEEIIFGIRRYMSDIKEFLQDAFELFGKPKIFVGTGGTPATVAALKLGLNYENYDASKVSGTTITLDDIENAYKKLILMPLQQRAKLVGIGREDAIIAGLVILEEIMKKAAFKEMVVSDEGVREGVALELCKQ is encoded by the coding sequence ATGGCAATAGGTATTGATATCGGTTCCAACTCTTTGCGCGTTGTCAAGATTGATTGCAAGGAAATGAAAAAGATCGCAGAATTTGAGAGAGTTGTGCGCACAGCCCAAGATATCGAAATAACTAGTCTTATCTCGCAAGCTGCACTTGAACGCATTGTAGAAGCTTTGCAAGAAGCAAAAGAGATAATCGGCTTTGATGAACCCTATAAAGCAGTAGCTACTGCAGCATTTCGCAAAGCCAAAAATGCAAGAGAAGCTATAGCTTTTATCTATAAAAAAACAGGGATAGAAGTAGAGGTAATAGATCCTGAACAAGAGAGTCTCTATAGCGTTGCAGGTGTTATTTTTGGCCTTAGAAGCAAGGGGCTTCCTGATAAGAAGTTTTTGATGGTAGATATTGGAGGAGGCTCAACAGAGCTTGTTCTCAAGCACCGCAACGATATTATATTTCGCTCATTCAATTTTGGAATTCTTACAGTTATTCAAAATTTCAAAACCAAAGAAGAGATAATCTTTGGTATAAGACGGTATATGAGCGATATCAAGGAGTTTTTACAAGACGCCTTTGAACTTTTTGGAAAACCAAAAATCTTTGTTGGCACTGGTGGTACTCCTGCAACAGTCGCGGCCTTGAAACTTGGACTCAATTATGAAAATTATGATGCAAGCAAGGTCAGTGGGACTACAATTACTCTTGATGATATAGAAAATGCATATAAAAAACTTATACTTATGCCTCTCCAGCAGAGAGCAAAATTAGTAGGAATTGGCCGTGAAGATGCAATTATTGCAGGACTTGTGATTTTAGAAGAGATTATGAAAAAAGCAGCTTTTAAAGAGATGGTTGTCAGTGATGAAGGAGTGCGGGAAGGTGTCGCTCTAGAGCTTTGCAAGCAGTAG
- the ilvN gene encoding acetolactate synthase small subunit: MIEQRRVISVIVLNEHGVLSRITGLFAARGYNIESLTVAPIPGSKYSRLTIVTSGSPRVIEQIIKQLHKLIPVYKVIEHSEIVEKEMVLAKIPLEESLADVEALCRAYNGNIVNIGQESVIIMAADEPLRIEHFIKAIERFNPKEIVRGGVVAVER; encoded by the coding sequence ATGATAGAACAAAGAAGAGTAATATCAGTCATAGTATTGAATGAGCATGGTGTGCTCTCACGTATCACAGGCCTCTTTGCAGCACGTGGCTACAATATCGAAAGTCTCACAGTTGCTCCAATTCCTGGGAGTAAATACTCAAGACTTACAATTGTCACAAGTGGGAGTCCGCGTGTTATTGAGCAAATAATCAAGCAGCTTCACAAGCTCATTCCGGTCTATAAAGTTATAGAGCATTCTGAAATTGTAGAAAAAGAGATGGTGCTCGCAAAAATTCCTCTTGAAGAGAGTCTTGCTGATGTGGAAGCACTCTGCCGCGCTTACAATGGGAATATAGTCAACATTGGCCAAGAGAGCGTTATCATAATGGCAGCAGATGAACCACTACGCATAGAGCACTTTATCAAAGCAATAGAACGATTCAACCCCAAAGAGATAGTACGCGGCGGTGTCGTAGCAGTAGAGAGATAG
- a CDS encoding fused protease/ribonucleoside-triphosphate reductase gives MFVKHRFILSAKTKEFIKSLPSSFGFGLFSQVVFYRSYSRIKDDGFNESWSDVVIRVTEGIMSIRKNHYKNMHLSWDEEYWQEFAKNFALAMHQLKWLPPGRGLWIMGTEYMYERGSAALYNCAAVDTTDLVQAADWAMDMLMVGAGVGFNTAWRGSAKKPNKKEPKIYTIEDSKEGWVKSVRLLLQSYIENGPYYQFDYSQIRPAGTPLQTFGGIASGPEPLKKLHKDLEKTLEDFIDGKIDRTRCIVDIFNHIGVCVVSGNIRRSAQIAIGDPDDETFLHLKDFSRFPERQSYGWVSNNSVLLKNIDDFHSIDAITPLVAKSGEPGFLHLENMQKYGRFGEEITDRAWLSNPCGEIALESYELCNLSEIFLPRCKDYNEFLQMIEYATFYASTVNLLPTHRPETNAVVARNRRTGVSVSGVADAIEMHGIETIIKWLRSGYKKVRQINKDLAVAGGIPISLKVTAVKPSGTISLLAGTSPGMHYPLYRYALRRIRIAKDSPLAQLLIDSGVPSEPDIYDPSTFVFSFAMHYNNPKEIDDVSVWEQMNILAMLQREWADNMVSNTIMFDPQKYDATLLARMLKEYLPMLKSTTLLPKDTEVYPQMPFEKISKEEYKTLSQDIKIDWKKLRGHHAITQECGSKSCHIS, from the coding sequence ATGTTTGTAAAACATAGGTTTATTTTATCAGCGAAAACTAAAGAATTCATAAAAAGCCTCCCCTCTTCTTTTGGTTTTGGACTCTTTAGCCAAGTTGTCTTTTATCGCAGTTATAGCCGCATCAAAGATGATGGATTTAATGAGAGTTGGAGTGATGTGGTCATACGCGTTACAGAAGGTATCATGAGTATTCGCAAAAACCACTACAAAAATATGCATCTTTCTTGGGATGAGGAGTATTGGCAGGAGTTTGCCAAAAATTTCGCTCTTGCTATGCACCAGCTCAAATGGCTTCCTCCAGGACGCGGACTTTGGATAATGGGTACAGAGTATATGTATGAAAGAGGGAGTGCAGCTCTTTACAATTGCGCAGCAGTTGATACTACCGATCTTGTACAAGCAGCTGATTGGGCAATGGATATGCTTATGGTTGGAGCTGGAGTAGGATTCAATACAGCTTGGAGAGGGAGTGCAAAAAAACCGAATAAAAAAGAGCCAAAAATTTATACAATAGAAGATAGCAAAGAGGGTTGGGTCAAATCTGTGAGATTGCTCTTGCAAAGCTATATTGAAAATGGTCCATACTATCAGTTTGACTACTCTCAAATACGCCCAGCAGGAACACCTCTGCAAACCTTTGGCGGAATAGCCTCTGGACCAGAGCCTTTGAAAAAATTGCATAAAGATCTTGAAAAGACTTTAGAAGATTTTATAGATGGAAAAATCGATAGAACCAGATGCATAGTCGATATTTTTAATCATATAGGAGTGTGTGTAGTATCGGGTAACATTAGGCGCTCAGCTCAAATTGCTATAGGAGATCCTGATGATGAGACCTTTTTGCATCTCAAAGACTTTTCACGCTTTCCCGAGAGGCAGTCTTATGGTTGGGTCTCAAACAATTCAGTATTACTTAAGAACATTGATGATTTTCACTCTATTGATGCTATTACACCACTTGTGGCTAAATCTGGAGAGCCCGGGTTTTTGCATCTAGAGAATATGCAAAAATATGGAAGATTTGGCGAAGAGATTACTGATAGAGCGTGGCTGAGTAACCCTTGTGGTGAGATAGCTTTAGAATCGTATGAATTGTGTAACCTAAGTGAAATATTCTTACCTCGCTGTAAAGATTATAATGAATTTTTGCAAATGATAGAATATGCAACTTTTTATGCTTCTACAGTCAATCTATTGCCCACACACAGGCCTGAGACTAACGCAGTTGTGGCTCGCAATAGACGCACAGGAGTAAGTGTCTCTGGCGTAGCAGATGCGATTGAGATGCATGGTATAGAAACTATTATAAAGTGGCTACGCTCTGGTTATAAAAAGGTGCGCCAAATTAACAAAGATTTAGCTGTAGCTGGTGGCATTCCTATTTCACTCAAAGTTACAGCTGTCAAACCTTCTGGGACTATAAGTCTGCTGGCTGGAACCAGTCCGGGGATGCACTATCCTCTCTATCGCTACGCATTGCGGCGCATACGCATTGCCAAAGATTCACCCCTTGCCCAGCTTCTCATAGACTCTGGTGTGCCAAGCGAACCAGATATCTACGATCCGAGCACTTTTGTCTTCTCCTTTGCTATGCACTACAATAATCCAAAAGAGATCGATGATGTAAGTGTATGGGAGCAGATGAATATATTGGCCATGCTACAGCGAGAGTGGGCAGATAATATGGTCTCAAATACAATCATGTTCGATCCACAAAAATATGATGCTACGCTACTAGCGCGTATGCTCAAAGAGTATCTACCTATGCTAAAATCAACAACACTTCTACCAAAAGATACAGAAGTTTATCCACAAATGCCATTCGAGAAGATTAGCAAAGAGGAGTATAAAACATTAAGCCAAGATATAAAGATTGATTGGAAAAAATTGAGAGGCCACCATGCTATCACACAAGAGTGTGGCAGCAAGAGCTGCCATATCTCTTAG
- the lpxD gene encoding UDP-3-O-(3-hydroxymyristoyl)glucosamine N-acyltransferase, with protein sequence MLLSKLAKEFNLELIGDDKEIEGLEALHKATPKHLSFLENSKYLKALPSTKAAAVIMKREYLDYLPQGVSALISNEPYLTLAYISKVFAKEPLQKEGKKPKIGKNTTIAQNVYIGYDTHIGDNVTIMPGCFIGDNVTIGNNTLIYPNVTIYRDCKIGKNCIIHAGTVIGSDGYGFAHTKDGRHIKIYQNGNVVIEDDVEIGANCTVDRGVFGSTVIKKGTKLDNLIQIGHNSEIGENVLMASQVGISGSSKLGRNVVMGGQSATAGHLSIGNFAVIAARGGVTKSIEGGKTYAGFPLRLHKDWLKLQGILSRLLKKST encoded by the coding sequence ATGCTTTTGAGTAAACTAGCAAAAGAGTTTAATCTTGAACTCATAGGTGACGATAAAGAGATTGAAGGGCTAGAAGCCCTTCATAAAGCAACTCCAAAGCATCTCTCATTTTTAGAAAATAGTAAATACCTCAAAGCTCTTCCTTCCACCAAAGCAGCTGCTGTGATAATGAAGAGAGAGTATCTAGATTATCTCCCTCAAGGTGTTAGTGCTCTCATAAGCAATGAGCCATACCTTACTCTTGCTTATATTTCCAAGGTTTTCGCAAAAGAGCCTCTCCAAAAAGAAGGTAAAAAACCAAAAATTGGAAAAAACACCACTATCGCCCAAAATGTTTATATCGGCTATGATACGCACATTGGTGACAATGTTACAATTATGCCTGGCTGCTTCATTGGCGATAATGTGACTATAGGTAACAATACCCTCATCTATCCAAATGTGACAATATACCGTGACTGCAAAATCGGCAAAAACTGCATTATACATGCTGGCACTGTTATTGGAAGCGATGGCTATGGCTTTGCACATACTAAAGATGGCCGTCATATTAAAATATATCAAAATGGTAATGTTGTTATTGAAGATGATGTTGAGATTGGTGCAAACTGTACAGTAGACAGGGGAGTTTTTGGGTCAACTGTCATCAAAAAAGGAACAAAACTTGATAATCTCATCCAGATAGGCCACAACAGCGAAATAGGTGAAAATGTCCTTATGGCAAGTCAAGTAGGGATTTCTGGCTCGAGCAAACTTGGCAGAAATGTTGTCATGGGTGGGCAGAGTGCCACAGCAGGACATTTGAGTATCGGTAATTTTGCAGTAATTGCAGCAAGAGGGGGAGTGACTAAATCGATCGAGGGCGGCAAAACATATGCTGGATTTCCACTCCGCCTCCATAAAGATTGGCTCAAACTCCAAGGGATACTCTCACGGCTTCTCAAAAAGAGTACATAG